A section of the Paenibacillus aurantius genome encodes:
- a CDS encoding ABC transporter ATP-binding protein, giving the protein MPILEAVKIHKSFGTKFNKQEVLKGIDLRMDEGEFVSIMGASGSGKTTLLNVLSSIDKASLGTITIQGTEMTAMKEKQLAEFRKRHLGFLFQEYHLLDTLTVKENVLLPLSLTRLPRKQALMKFEEIAEELGILAVQDKYPNEISGGQKQRTSAARAFIHEPSLIFADEPTGALDSKSASDLLHKLSLLNRDRRATIVMVTHDPVAASYSGRVVFIKDGLVYTQLNKGDQTRQQFFQDIMKTQGVLGGVTVEPN; this is encoded by the coding sequence ATGCCTATTCTCGAAGCCGTTAAGATTCATAAAAGCTTCGGCACCAAGTTCAACAAGCAGGAGGTTCTGAAGGGGATCGACCTGCGCATGGACGAAGGAGAGTTCGTGAGCATTATGGGGGCGTCCGGATCGGGCAAAACCACGCTGCTTAATGTCCTTTCCTCCATTGATAAGGCCAGCCTGGGAACCATTACGATACAAGGAACCGAAATGACGGCCATGAAGGAGAAGCAGCTCGCAGAATTCCGCAAGAGGCACCTCGGCTTCCTTTTTCAGGAATATCATCTGCTCGACACGCTGACCGTAAAGGAGAACGTGCTCCTGCCGCTCTCTCTCACGCGTTTGCCTAGAAAGCAGGCTCTTATGAAATTCGAGGAAATAGCGGAGGAGCTCGGTATTCTGGCGGTACAGGACAAATACCCGAACGAAATATCAGGCGGACAGAAGCAGCGGACGTCCGCGGCGCGCGCCTTCATTCATGAACCGAGTCTGATCTTCGCCGACGAGCCTACGGGAGCCCTCGATTCCAAGTCCGCCTCCGATTTGCTTCACAAGCTGAGCCTACTGAACCGGGACCGCCGCGCCACCATCGTCATGGTGACCCACGACCCCGTTGCGGCTTCCTACAGCGGGCGGGTTGTCTTCATTAAGGACGGGCTGGTGTATACGCAGCTGAACAAAGGAGATCAGACCCGGCAGCAATTTTTTCAGGATATCATGAAAACCCAGGGCGTGTTAGGCGGTGTTACAGTTGAACCGAACTGA
- a CDS encoding LLM class flavin-dependent oxidoreductase, translating to MSSSRKLHLNAFLMNTGHHEASWRHPETEPQRTTDIRYYQQLARIAEDAKLDSLFLADGYVLMGNVKYRASAGLEPFTMLSALASVTERIGLIATVSTTYNEPFHVARMFASLDHISGGRAGWNIVTSSGDATAQNFSLEAHPEHSSRYRRAREFLDVTTSLWDSWADDALVIDRQAGIFADTEKVRPIHFKGDTFSVKGPLNIPRPPQGYPVLVQAGSSENGKDFAARVAEAIFTAQQTIEDAQAFYADVKARMLQYGRSPEQLKVLPGLSPVIADSEWEAQEKEAELHRLTIPEYGLTRLSELLKVDLFEYPLDGPLPYDKIPTVDSINGNKSRFQLVVDMASRENLTIREVILRTAGGRGHLTFAGTAGQAADLIEEWFTNGAADGFNIMPPHLPGSLIDFVQKVVPELQRRGLFRTEYEGRTLRDHLGLSRPANGYWSASG from the coding sequence ATGAGCAGTTCGAGAAAGCTACACCTGAACGCCTTCCTGATGAACACGGGCCACCACGAGGCCTCCTGGCGCCATCCGGAAACGGAGCCGCAGCGTACGACGGACATCCGTTACTACCAGCAGCTCGCCCGCATCGCCGAGGATGCCAAGCTGGACTCGCTGTTTCTCGCGGACGGCTACGTGCTGATGGGCAATGTGAAATACCGGGCCTCCGCGGGACTCGAGCCGTTCACCATGCTGTCGGCTCTCGCCTCCGTAACGGAACGGATCGGGCTCATCGCCACGGTGTCCACGACGTATAACGAGCCGTTTCACGTCGCGCGCATGTTCGCCTCCCTGGACCATATCAGCGGCGGCAGAGCCGGGTGGAACATCGTCACGTCCTCCGGAGACGCCACCGCCCAGAACTTCAGCCTGGAGGCCCACCCTGAACACAGCTCGCGCTACCGCCGGGCGAGAGAGTTCCTTGACGTCACCACCAGCCTCTGGGACAGCTGGGCGGACGACGCCCTCGTGATCGACCGGCAGGCGGGCATTTTCGCGGATACGGAGAAGGTCCGGCCGATCCACTTCAAAGGAGACACCTTCTCCGTCAAGGGCCCGCTTAACATCCCGAGGCCGCCGCAGGGGTACCCGGTTCTCGTTCAAGCCGGCTCCTCCGAGAACGGCAAGGATTTTGCCGCCCGGGTCGCCGAGGCCATCTTTACCGCCCAGCAGACGATCGAAGACGCCCAGGCGTTCTACGCGGATGTGAAGGCCCGGATGCTGCAGTACGGGCGGTCGCCGGAGCAGCTCAAGGTGCTGCCGGGGCTGAGTCCAGTCATTGCCGATTCCGAGTGGGAAGCCCAGGAAAAGGAGGCCGAGCTGCACCGGCTCACCATCCCGGAATACGGCTTGACCCGCCTGTCCGAGCTGCTGAAGGTGGACCTGTTCGAGTACCCGCTGGACGGTCCGCTGCCGTACGACAAGATCCCCACCGTCGACTCCATCAACGGGAACAAAAGCCGGTTCCAGCTCGTCGTGGACATGGCCTCCCGGGAGAACCTGACCATCCGCGAAGTGATTCTCCGCACAGCCGGCGGAAGAGGCCACCTGACCTTCGCGGGAACGGCCGGGCAGGCCGCCGACCTGATCGAGGAATGGTTCACGAACGGAGCGGCCGACGGCTTCAACATCATGCCTCCCCATCTGCCGGGAAGCCTGATCGACTTCGTTCAGAAGGTCGTGCCCGAGCTTCAGCGCCGCGGCCTGTTCCGGACGGAATACGAAGGCCGGACCCTGCGGGACCACCTAGGCTTGAGCCGGCCGGCGAACGGCTATTGGTCCGCCTCCGGCTGA
- a CDS encoding ATP-binding protein, with protein MIRTVLIPFICVFVSFASLILDKSPRLWLLSASVVLLSTAVIYHKRIPYAFCFQLLFLALFHWASKLNWSESLYFLLIILNMQKKPTFLKVIPYALGFALLYTFIRLSYVPLTKYNLLVSFYDILSFVIIVLFVQYVFNTEWQKRQLQKRNQFLTNHDPLTRLYNYDGFVHSVNQLIRKKNSPFILLLLDFQDFRSVNHVSISSGNELLMNTALLLQTYFPNAVSISRYAGDRFALVLPEKENTAVWIRELLDSKTLGYEVTYSLTHYPREASSPQSMISLAEDRLFQEKRKLWLKREEDRFRTEKLKIVGELAAGMAHEIRNPLTTMKGFIQLAKSQNYNIQPWFDIIMNEIRRMSELTAEFLQFSKPHISNMKPEAVNGCLERAWFLTESQAVSKGHLIHLANVDDTVLVHMDRDKIIQVLLNLIRNALEAMDEPGHIYMEARAEGSDIVIAIEDTGSGIPDSELGDIFTPFYTTKENGTGLGLSVCYKIIQDHGGSLTVRSKLGEGSVFIIRLPLVTLQEIPGESPAVALPVDEE; from the coding sequence GTGATAAGAACCGTACTGATTCCCTTTATTTGCGTCTTCGTGAGCTTCGCTTCCTTAATTCTGGATAAGAGCCCGAGGCTGTGGCTGCTCTCCGCCTCCGTGGTTCTTTTGTCAACGGCTGTCATTTATCACAAGCGGATTCCTTATGCTTTCTGCTTCCAGCTGCTGTTTCTCGCTCTTTTTCATTGGGCCTCGAAGCTAAACTGGTCGGAGTCCCTCTATTTTCTTCTCATTATCCTCAACATGCAGAAGAAGCCGACCTTCCTGAAGGTGATTCCGTATGCCCTCGGGTTTGCTCTGCTGTATACTTTTATCCGTCTCTCCTACGTTCCACTGACGAAGTACAATCTCCTCGTCTCCTTCTATGACATTCTGTCCTTCGTGATCATCGTGCTGTTCGTCCAGTACGTCTTCAATACCGAATGGCAGAAGAGGCAGCTTCAGAAAAGAAACCAGTTTCTCACCAATCACGACCCTCTCACCCGGCTCTACAATTACGACGGCTTCGTGCATTCCGTCAACCAGCTCATCCGCAAAAAGAATTCCCCGTTTATCCTTCTTCTGCTGGACTTTCAGGATTTCCGCAGCGTCAATCACGTCAGCATCAGCAGCGGGAACGAGCTTTTGATGAATACGGCGCTCCTGCTGCAGACTTATTTTCCGAACGCGGTGTCCATCTCCCGCTATGCCGGCGACCGGTTCGCGCTCGTCCTGCCGGAGAAGGAGAACACAGCCGTCTGGATCCGCGAGCTGCTGGATTCCAAAACGCTCGGCTACGAGGTCACGTACAGCCTAACCCATTACCCCCGGGAGGCGTCGTCTCCCCAGTCAATGATTTCCCTTGCGGAGGACCGCCTGTTCCAGGAGAAAAGGAAGCTGTGGCTGAAGCGGGAGGAAGACCGGTTCCGGACGGAGAAGCTGAAGATTGTGGGTGAGCTCGCAGCGGGAATGGCCCACGAAATCCGCAATCCCCTCACGACGATGAAGGGCTTCATTCAGCTTGCCAAAAGCCAGAATTATAACATCCAGCCCTGGTTCGACATCATCATGAACGAAATTCGCCGGATGAGCGAGCTGACGGCGGAATTTCTGCAGTTCTCGAAGCCCCATATCAGCAACATGAAACCGGAGGCGGTGAACGGCTGCCTGGAACGGGCGTGGTTCCTGACGGAATCGCAGGCTGTTTCCAAGGGGCACCTTATTCATCTTGCCAACGTCGACGATACCGTCCTCGTGCACATGGACCGGGACAAAATCATCCAGGTGCTGCTCAACCTGATCCGCAACGCCCTTGAGGCCATGGACGAGCCCGGTCATATTTATATGGAGGCACGGGCCGAAGGTAGCGACATTGTAATTGCCATCGAGGATACGGGAAGCGGCATACCGGACAGTGAGCTCGGCGACATCTTTACCCCGTTCTATACGACCAAGGAAAATGGAACCGGCCTCGGCCTCTCCGTCTGTTACAAAATTATCCAGGATCACGGAGGCTCCTTGACCGTGCGCAGCAAGCTGGGAGAAGGCTCGGTCTTCATCATCCGGCTTCCGCTGGTTACGCTGCAGGAAATCCCCGGCGAATCTCCGGCTGTCGCGCTTCCCGTTGACGAGGAATAG
- a CDS encoding SDR family NAD(P)-dependent oxidoreductase — protein MNETVLVTGASGGIGLELAGLFAKDGYDLVLAARSADKLEEIKRELEKRHGISVTVLPQNVSGRENVEALWSAVEARGLTIDILVNNAGYGLYGPFAETDLTDELNMIDLNVSALTHLTKLAVRGMVSRGKGRILNVASLAAFQPGPLMAVYYATKAYVLSFSEALAHELQGTGVTVTALCPGATATGFEKRAKLESSRLFKMGVMDVGTVSRAGYRGLLKGKRIVVPGFKNVLMVNASRFLPRRVVTAFVRRIQGESR, from the coding sequence ATGAACGAAACCGTCCTGGTTACCGGGGCGTCCGGGGGGATAGGACTGGAGCTGGCGGGCCTTTTTGCGAAGGATGGGTACGACCTGGTCCTGGCGGCAAGAAGCGCAGACAAGCTGGAAGAGATCAAGCGCGAGCTGGAGAAGCGGCACGGAATCTCGGTTACGGTGCTGCCGCAAAATGTGTCGGGCCGGGAGAACGTCGAGGCTTTGTGGAGTGCGGTGGAAGCCCGCGGCTTGACCATCGACATTCTCGTCAATAACGCGGGATACGGGCTGTACGGCCCCTTCGCCGAGACGGACCTGACCGACGAGCTGAATATGATCGACTTAAATGTCTCGGCCTTGACTCATCTGACGAAGCTGGCCGTCCGCGGGATGGTTTCGCGGGGGAAGGGACGCATTCTTAACGTCGCGTCTCTCGCGGCTTTTCAGCCGGGCCCTCTCATGGCCGTTTACTATGCCACGAAAGCTTACGTGCTGTCCTTCAGCGAAGCGCTGGCCCATGAGCTTCAGGGAACCGGCGTGACCGTCACCGCTCTTTGTCCGGGAGCGACGGCTACGGGGTTCGAGAAGCGAGCGAAGCTGGAATCCTCCCGGCTGTTCAAGATGGGAGTCATGGATGTCGGCACCGTCTCCCGGGCCGGCTACCGGGGGCTCCTGAAGGGCAAACGGATCGTCGTTCCCGGCTTCAAGAATGTCCTGATGGTGAACGCGTCCCGGTTCCTGCCGAGACGCGTCGTCACGGCCTTCGTCCGCCGGATCCAAGGAGAAAGCCGGTAG
- a CDS encoding sensor histidine kinase, whose translation MIKRFVRERLSWIALVLSVQLLFLFLAYLDPAVSLASAGYFVFLSLLFFAGFLLLRYPKETRFYRSLADRENNWDTATIAKPSSPFEELAAGTITDQADRLRQLASRHLTAVEREKDELLSWIHEVKTPLTAMHLMIGRMESGPLKSQLTYEWLRIHLLLDQQLHQKRITFIENDLYIEKVDLETILHHEIRTLQAWCMAKGIGFDLRLEVTEVWSDAKWLSFILRQLLTNAVKYSEASDIVIRSCWRDEHPVIQITDHGRGIDPRDLTRIFDKGFTSTSRHDGTAATGMGLYLSRQAAEPLGITLQAASRRGEGSTFTLLFARRNAYSEITGM comes from the coding sequence ATGATTAAACGATTCGTACGGGAAAGGCTCAGTTGGATCGCGTTAGTTCTGTCCGTTCAGCTTCTGTTTCTTTTCCTGGCTTATCTGGACCCAGCCGTCTCTCTTGCTTCCGCGGGCTACTTCGTATTCCTCTCCCTTCTCTTCTTCGCTGGCTTTCTCCTGCTCCGCTATCCCAAGGAGACCCGATTCTATCGAAGCTTGGCAGATCGGGAAAACAATTGGGATACTGCCACAATCGCAAAGCCGTCCAGTCCCTTTGAAGAACTTGCGGCCGGGACGATCACCGATCAGGCTGACCGCCTAAGACAGCTGGCTTCCCGCCACCTTACGGCCGTGGAACGGGAGAAGGACGAGCTGCTTTCCTGGATTCACGAGGTCAAAACCCCGCTGACGGCTATGCATCTCATGATCGGACGTATGGAATCCGGACCCTTAAAAAGCCAGCTGACCTATGAATGGCTGCGCATCCATTTGCTGCTCGACCAGCAGCTGCACCAGAAGCGGATCACGTTTATCGAGAACGATCTGTATATCGAGAAGGTCGACCTGGAAACGATTCTCCATCACGAGATCCGGACCCTGCAGGCATGGTGCATGGCGAAGGGAATCGGCTTCGACCTGCGGCTGGAGGTAACCGAGGTATGGAGCGACGCCAAATGGCTCTCCTTCATCCTCCGCCAGCTGCTGACGAACGCGGTCAAATACAGCGAAGCCTCGGACATTGTCATCCGAAGCTGCTGGAGGGATGAGCACCCGGTAATACAAATAACGGATCACGGAAGGGGAATCGACCCGAGGGACCTTACGCGTATCTTCGACAAGGGCTTCACCTCGACCTCCCGGCACGACGGGACCGCGGCCACGGGAATGGGCTTGTATTTGTCCCGCCAAGCGGCCGAGCCTCTCGGGATCACCCTTCAGGCCGCGTCCCGGCGGGGGGAAGGGTCCACCTTCACGCTGCTTTTTGCCCGCCGCAATGCTTACAGCGAAATCACCGGCATGTGA
- a CDS encoding ArsR/SmtB family transcription factor, translating to MGQRAMETFRSCIPLFQALSDPARQDIILLLAEKERLSVNEIAEHSRLSRPAISHHLKIMRETGLVALERQGTQRYYFLSLVPSLEKMKELIRLVEEECLS from the coding sequence ATGGGCCAAAGGGCCATGGAGACGTTCCGCTCCTGCATTCCTCTGTTCCAGGCGCTGAGCGACCCGGCCCGGCAGGACATTATCCTGCTTCTGGCGGAGAAGGAGCGGCTCAGCGTGAACGAAATCGCGGAGCATTCCCGCCTGTCCCGTCCGGCGATCTCCCATCATCTCAAGATCATGAGGGAGACCGGCCTGGTGGCCTTGGAGCGGCAGGGCACCCAGCGCTACTATTTCCTGTCGCTGGTTCCTTCCCTGGAGAAGATGAAGGAGCTGATCCGCCTGGTGGAGGAAGAGTGTCTTTCTTAA
- a CDS encoding extracellular solute-binding protein has protein sequence MSHKPDRITFQTRFTEMVAELRREIVTGIRPKGDYLPSELTLADQYKLSKKSVRKALDILVEEGLITKVPRVGNRITPPDSRQTVSLKLGLYPSLEGETRISELLDRFRAAYPYIQVETVALPYTHYPHSVKGYLDNQWLDVISLNNWNFLETMENDALDYFEPQEPRPGHYPFLPPVFTEGGRMYAQPFIFSPVILCYNKSLLRQLGIAEPDSSWSWDDLRASSSRIRHETERFGFYAHISSTNRFPIVLLQEEFRFSSPGSGSPYEDPRLWESLRGFRDLIYSQGLFPSFLSETNADAEKLFAREKAAMIMTTYYGLKYLRDLPFAYDLAPLPYNKNAKTLLLVTGLAVSRQSAHKDAARLLVDFLTSEESQLDIRKHTMTLPAHKASAEWTGPEEFERPSRFHLYREIIPTFSRFEDLNLPVTELSRLRNELNLFWSGLEEPEPVMQRLKEQYDRKVGQAAGLS, from the coding sequence ATGAGCCATAAACCTGATCGGATCACCTTTCAAACGCGCTTTACGGAAATGGTCGCCGAGCTGCGCCGGGAAATTGTAACCGGTATCCGCCCCAAAGGAGACTATCTTCCTTCTGAGCTGACTTTAGCCGACCAATACAAGCTGAGCAAGAAGTCCGTACGCAAGGCTTTGGATATTCTCGTCGAGGAAGGCTTGATCACCAAGGTTCCCCGGGTGGGCAACCGGATCACCCCTCCCGATTCCCGCCAGACCGTTTCGCTTAAGCTGGGCTTGTACCCTTCTCTCGAGGGAGAAACGAGAATCTCCGAGCTGCTGGACCGGTTCCGGGCCGCCTACCCCTATATTCAGGTCGAAACGGTAGCGCTTCCTTATACCCATTATCCCCATTCGGTGAAGGGCTACCTGGATAACCAGTGGCTGGATGTGATCTCCCTCAACAATTGGAATTTCCTTGAGACGATGGAGAATGATGCCCTCGACTACTTTGAGCCCCAGGAGCCCAGACCGGGCCATTACCCGTTTCTTCCCCCGGTTTTTACCGAGGGAGGCCGGATGTACGCCCAGCCCTTTATTTTCTCTCCCGTCATCCTATGCTATAACAAAAGCCTGCTCCGCCAGCTGGGGATCGCAGAGCCGGACAGCAGCTGGTCGTGGGACGACCTGAGGGCCTCCTCCTCCCGCATACGCCACGAGACGGAGCGGTTCGGCTTCTACGCCCACATTTCCTCCACCAACCGCTTTCCGATCGTCCTTCTGCAGGAGGAGTTCCGGTTCTCCTCTCCAGGCTCCGGATCCCCCTACGAGGATCCCCGTCTATGGGAAAGCCTGCGGGGCTTCCGCGACCTGATTTACAGCCAGGGGCTGTTCCCTTCGTTCCTGTCCGAGACGAACGCGGATGCGGAGAAGCTCTTCGCCCGGGAGAAGGCCGCCATGATCATGACGACCTACTACGGCTTGAAGTATTTGCGCGACCTGCCCTTTGCCTATGACCTCGCCCCTCTTCCCTATAACAAGAATGCGAAGACGCTGCTTCTGGTAACAGGGCTCGCGGTCAGCCGGCAGTCGGCTCATAAGGACGCGGCCCGTCTGCTCGTGGACTTCCTGACCTCGGAGGAATCCCAGCTGGACATTAGGAAGCATACAATGACCTTGCCGGCGCACAAGGCTTCGGCGGAATGGACGGGACCGGAGGAATTCGAACGGCCTTCCCGCTTTCACCTGTACCGGGAGATCATCCCCACCTTCAGCCGGTTCGAGGACTTGAATCTCCCCGTAACCGAGCTGAGCCGCCTCCGCAACGAGCTGAACCTGTTCTGGTCCGGCCTGGAGGAGCCCGAGCCGGTCATGCAGCGCTTGAAGGAGCAGTACGACCGGAAGGTGGGGCAGGCGGCGGGATTGTCCTAG
- a CDS encoding ABC transporter permease → MNRTEFILRSLKKNFSSYSLYVFALVFSAALYFAFVTLQYDPALDITEGSVKGTAAIRTGSVLLVVIVSIFLLYANRLFIKRRSKEIGLFQLIGMTKSDIFRMIGLESFLLYFSSLLAGIGLGFAVSKLVLLLLFRISGIEGVAALHFSVPALYQTAAVFSGIFLLMLLTNYVFIRRQTILSLFRVVSSTEDRARRLSRLEMGLGPAGLVLIIFGYSLSDRLFDGGFTTINTLFMAMLAILGSVILGTYLFYKTSVSFLTNFLRKRKKGYLTLNEVLSLCSIMFRMKSNSLLLTIITTVSALAIGLLCLSYITYYSAEKIGMQQSPAHFSFTSPESAETFKNTLKAAGIAYEERRIEVMTTEWDLRSILDLNMPRTDGTSETMILSVISDRSVKGPDLAPDELKLSGYNDLMQKFMTFHKSGTAQVKDGTSSIPLRYTGLERNFYIPYTFIGGGLPTAIIDETLFAKLKSSDRKVDLSIGLDILDDAKLDEANRFFQATSFKKGETAESRLEIVLSQRNQTGLILFIVGFLGLAFLVTSGCILYFKQMEESESEAPSYTILRKLGYTSGDMTKGIAIKQLYQFGIPLAVGLLHSYFAVQSGWFLFGAEMWTPMLVVMALYTALYSVFGFLSLRYYGKVIRQAL, encoded by the coding sequence TTGAACCGAACTGAATTCATCCTCCGGAGCCTGAAGAAGAATTTCTCCAGTTATTCTTTGTACGTTTTCGCGCTTGTCTTCAGTGCCGCCTTATATTTCGCCTTCGTCACGCTTCAGTATGACCCGGCTCTGGATATTACCGAGGGCTCTGTGAAAGGGACGGCTGCGATCCGTACGGGATCCGTGCTTCTGGTGGTGATTGTAAGTATTTTCCTGCTGTACGCTAACCGGTTGTTTATCAAAAGGCGAAGCAAGGAAATCGGACTGTTTCAGCTCATCGGCATGACCAAGAGCGACATTTTCCGAATGATCGGCCTGGAGAGCTTTCTCCTCTATTTCAGCTCGCTTCTAGCCGGGATCGGACTCGGCTTCGCCGTCTCCAAGCTGGTGCTCCTGCTTCTGTTCCGCATTTCGGGAATCGAGGGCGTCGCCGCCCTGCACTTCTCTGTTCCGGCCCTATACCAAACGGCCGCCGTCTTCAGCGGAATCTTTCTGTTGATGCTTCTGACGAACTACGTATTCATAAGGCGGCAGACGATTCTTTCCTTGTTCCGTGTCGTTTCTTCCACGGAGGACAGGGCAAGAAGGCTGTCCCGGCTGGAGATGGGCCTAGGACCGGCCGGTCTTGTTTTGATCATCTTCGGCTACTCCCTGTCGGACCGCCTATTCGACGGCGGCTTTACGACGATCAACACCCTGTTTATGGCCATGCTGGCCATACTCGGTTCCGTCATATTGGGCACCTATCTGTTCTACAAGACGTCGGTCAGCTTTCTGACCAATTTTCTGCGGAAGAGGAAAAAAGGGTACCTGACCCTTAACGAAGTGCTGTCGCTCTGCTCCATCATGTTCCGCATGAAATCGAACTCGCTTCTCCTGACGATCATTACCACCGTGTCGGCACTGGCTATCGGTCTGCTCTGTCTAAGCTACATTACGTACTATTCCGCCGAGAAAATCGGCATGCAGCAGTCGCCGGCGCACTTTTCATTTACCTCGCCGGAATCAGCGGAGACGTTCAAGAACACCTTGAAGGCAGCCGGCATCGCTTATGAAGAGAGAAGAATCGAGGTGATGACGACGGAATGGGACCTTCGGTCCATTCTCGATCTCAACATGCCCCGAACCGACGGGACATCGGAAACCATGATTCTATCGGTCATCAGCGACCGGTCCGTGAAGGGACCGGACCTTGCTCCGGATGAGCTTAAATTGAGCGGCTACAACGACCTTATGCAGAAATTTATGACCTTTCACAAGTCGGGCACCGCCCAAGTGAAGGACGGGACCTCCTCGATTCCATTAAGATACACCGGTCTGGAGCGAAATTTCTACATTCCCTATACCTTCATCGGCGGAGGGCTTCCAACCGCCATCATTGACGAGACGCTGTTCGCCAAGCTGAAGAGCTCCGACCGGAAGGTGGACTTGTCCATCGGACTGGATATTTTGGATGACGCCAAGCTTGATGAGGCCAATCGCTTCTTCCAAGCCACCTCCTTCAAGAAGGGAGAGACCGCCGAATCCCGGCTGGAAATTGTCCTCTCCCAGAGGAACCAGACCGGGCTCATCCTCTTCATTGTCGGTTTTCTCGGGCTCGCCTTTCTGGTCACCTCCGGCTGCATCCTTTATTTCAAGCAGATGGAAGAGAGCGAGAGCGAAGCCCCGAGCTACACGATTTTGCGAAAGCTTGGCTACACATCAGGCGATATGACTAAAGGCATTGCCATCAAGCAGCTGTACCAGTTCGGCATTCCTCTGGCCGTCGGCCTGCTTCACAGCTACTTCGCCGTTCAATCCGGTTGGTTTCTGTTCGGCGCGGAAATGTGGACGCCGATGCTTGTCGTAATGGCTCTCTACACGGCCTTGTATTCCGTCTTCGGCTTCCTGTCTCTGCGGTATTACGGGAAGGTGATCCGGCAGGCCTTGTAG
- a CDS encoding response regulator transcription factor, protein MFQLLLIEDDATLFAEIQKRLSHWEYEVHGIKDFRTVLQEFSAVQPDLVIIDIQLPKFDGFHWCRMIRSVSNVPILFLSSRDHPTDIVMSMQLGADDYIQKPFHFEVLVAKIQATLRRVYNYNTEPVQLKTWCGAAVDYEKNTVTNDRGSIELTRNEIFILKLLLEQKNRIVSRDHLIHSLWEDKRFISDNTLTVNVNRLRKRLEELGLESFIETKIGQGYRAVDQETLYD, encoded by the coding sequence TTGTTCCAATTGCTGCTTATTGAAGACGATGCGACTTTGTTCGCCGAAATCCAAAAACGTCTCTCTCATTGGGAGTACGAAGTGCATGGCATTAAAGATTTCCGTACGGTCCTCCAGGAATTCTCAGCGGTCCAGCCGGATCTTGTCATCATCGACATCCAGCTTCCGAAGTTTGACGGCTTCCATTGGTGCCGGATGATCCGGTCGGTGTCGAATGTTCCGATCCTTTTCCTATCCTCCCGCGATCATCCGACCGACATTGTGATGTCCATGCAGCTCGGAGCGGACGATTACATCCAGAAGCCGTTCCATTTTGAGGTGCTGGTTGCAAAGATCCAAGCGACCCTGCGCCGTGTCTATAACTACAATACCGAACCCGTTCAACTCAAAACCTGGTGCGGGGCCGCCGTCGACTACGAAAAAAACACCGTTACCAACGATCGGGGATCCATTGAGCTGACCCGCAATGAAATCTTCATCCTGAAGCTCCTCCTGGAGCAGAAGAACCGGATCGTTTCGCGCGATCACCTCATTCACAGCCTGTGGGAGGATAAGCGGTTCATCAGCGACAATACGTTGACCGTGAACGTAAACCGGCTGCGCAAACGGCTGGAAGAGCTGGGACTGGAGTCTTTTATTGAAACCAAAATCGGTCAGGGCTATCGGGCGGTAGACCAGGAGACCTTGTATGATTAA